The Candidatus Liberimonas magnetica genome window below encodes:
- a CDS encoding transposase produces the protein MPRQGRINIEGGIYHVIQRGIERKAIYKDDADREEFLYRLSEGLKETGHKCHGWVLMPNHFHLLIRTGLKPLSDLMRKLLTGYALYFNKKYKRSGYLYQGRYKSVLCQEDSYLLELVRYIHLNPLRAKIVKDMKGLSNYRWSGHSVIMGKTKAEWQSSGEILEYFGKRELDAIRKYEEFVSEANGQGKREDLTGGGLIRSVGGWKEVLNLRRSKEKWSADERILGDGDFVEKVLKEAEGIFIQRDRLQREGWSLEKLVDDVIEHYKIDRLDLKKKGRKNKISEAKSVIAYYGNKYLGVKSLEIAELFGCERSTVTRLVHKGGANANMISFKALS, from the coding sequence ATGCCAAGACAAGGAAGGATAAATATAGAAGGTGGGATATATCACGTAATACAACGTGGAATAGAGCGTAAAGCGATATACAAGGACGACGCAGATCGTGAAGAGTTTCTTTACAGGTTATCTGAAGGGCTAAAAGAAACTGGACACAAATGCCATGGTTGGGTGTTGATGCCCAACCATTTTCATTTATTGATAAGGACGGGTCTAAAACCACTAAGTGACTTGATGAGGAAATTACTGACAGGATATGCTTTGTATTTTAATAAGAAATATAAGCGGAGCGGATATTTATATCAGGGTAGGTATAAATCGGTTTTATGTCAAGAAGACAGTTACTTGTTAGAACTGGTAAGGTACATACATTTAAATCCATTGAGAGCAAAGATAGTCAAGGATATGAAGGGATTAAGTAATTACAGATGGAGTGGGCATTCAGTGATAATGGGGAAAACGAAGGCGGAATGGCAGAGCAGCGGTGAGATACTAGAATATTTTGGGAAACGGGAATTGGATGCAATTAGGAAATATGAAGAATTTGTATCAGAAGCAAATGGGCAGGGGAAACGGGAAGATTTGACTGGTGGTGGATTAATAAGGAGTGTTGGCGGCTGGAAAGAGGTGCTAAATTTAAGGCGGTCAAAAGAAAAATGGTCAGCAGATGAACGGATTTTGGGTGATGGTGATTTTGTGGAAAAAGTATTAAAGGAAGCGGAAGGGATATTTATACAACGAGACAGATTGCAAAGAGAAGGATGGTCGCTTGAAAAACTTGTAGATGATGTTATAGAACATTATAAAATAGATAGGCTGGACTTAAAAAAGAAGGGGAGAAAAAACAAGATATCAGAAGCAAAATCTGTTATAGCGTATTATGGGAATAAATACTTGGGAGTAAAAAGTCTTGAAATAGCAGAACTATTTGGATGTGAGCGTTCTACTGTAACCAGGCTGGTTCATAAAGGCGGAGCGAATGCGAACATGATTTCATTTAAAGCATTATCGTAA
- a CDS encoding tail fiber domain-containing protein, with the protein MVDTYIQDADQDTKVQTEANSDEDKIRFTTAGTQRAIILNTGDVGIGKNPTRRLDVLGDICSDIGEASASGFMWGSGGGNRFKLTYDGKLKLFSDALGDESPIITFIRADGSVGINTASPNAKLDVRGNAVFNEDAGNYDFRVEGVTNANLLFIDASEDKIGIGKGNPTRRLDVQGDICSDIGQDSARGFIWGSAEANRFKLTYDGALKLFSDALGDNTPIITFIRADGKVGINTASPGAKLDVSGDAKISGNLAVDTNVLFVDTSGDYVGIGTNTPGAKLEVSGGNLKMTSGNIMLNNNWLSGDGGNEGIYIDSSGQVGIGTSSPNIAGGDYRVLTIADTTNYGASLELLFGSGGVGLISFHNSQAQQSGKTIAYIHGGPDGGSNNAGKISFWTVDSYETGHNPLVLSNDGTLSITGTTSGTNPKVTIGNSSDYVKCLVINQNVDSPTSGTRGLDIVYGGASGRTSDNTELLRLYDANNASSKPMLNVQYAGTGTNVPVAVFQGGNVGIGTTNPGLLLTCNGSLGFPASSGSTQTGIFRIENTTNNTVIDMGIANNYTPFGAWIQAVDKSNLATERPLILNPNGGAVGIGVTSPAESLEVNGNTIISGGLDVHSGTIFVDPTNNRVGIGTITPSETLHLDSGSIRIDSIGQGDVYTDANYTLRTSSDERNKRVYGDVQYGLKEIMKLKPKFFNLKTDPQNSARNIGFIAQNVVEAGIIEAAPKDENGYYSLNSRGIIAALVNAVKEQQIQIEELKKAK; encoded by the coding sequence ATGGTAGACACCTACATTCAGGATGCTGATCAGGACACCAAAGTACAAACCGAAGCTAATTCCGATGAAGATAAAATAAGGTTTACTACAGCGGGTACTCAAAGAGCGATAATTCTTAACACAGGCGATGTAGGTATAGGGAAGAATCCTACAAGGCGATTAGATGTTCTGGGTGATATTTGTTCGGATATTGGCGAAGCTAGTGCAAGCGGTTTTATGTGGGGTTCAGGAGGTGGTAACAGGTTCAAGCTTACTTATGACGGGAAACTAAAACTGTTTTCAGATGCACTTGGAGACGAGTCCCCCATAATTACTTTTATAAGAGCTGATGGCAGCGTAGGAATAAACACAGCAAGCCCGAACGCGAAACTGGATGTGCGTGGTAATGCGGTTTTTAATGAAGACGCTGGAAATTATGATTTTAGGGTAGAAGGTGTTACAAATGCCAATTTATTATTCATTGATGCTTCTGAAGACAAAATAGGTATAGGGAAAGGGAATCCTACGAGGCGATTAGACGTTCAAGGTGACATTTGTTCGGATATTGGCCAAGATAGTGCCAGGGGTTTTATATGGGGTTCAGCAGAAGCTAACAGGTTCAAACTTACTTATGATGGGGCTTTAAAACTGTTTTCAGACGCACTTGGTGACAATACCCCTATAATTACTTTTATAAGAGCTGATGGAAAAGTAGGCATTAACACAGCAAGCCCGGGAGCAAAACTGGATGTAAGCGGTGATGCAAAGATAAGCGGGAATCTTGCGGTTGATACGAATGTTTTATTTGTGGATACTTCGGGTGATTACGTTGGAATTGGAACGAATACCCCGGGAGCGAAGCTGGAGGTATCTGGCGGAAACTTAAAGATGACGAGCGGCAATATCATGCTTAATAACAACTGGCTAAGCGGGGACGGTGGCAATGAAGGGATATACATAGATTCTTCTGGACAAGTTGGAATCGGAACGTCAAGTCCTAATATAGCCGGTGGCGATTATAGGGTACTTACAATAGCTGACACTACCAATTATGGTGCAAGCTTAGAGCTTCTTTTTGGAAGCGGTGGAGTAGGCCTGATTTCGTTTCATAACTCGCAGGCGCAGCAAAGCGGAAAAACAATAGCGTATATCCATGGTGGCCCCGATGGTGGGAGCAATAACGCCGGAAAGATATCTTTTTGGACAGTAGATTCTTACGAGACAGGCCATAATCCACTCGTATTAAGTAATGATGGAACATTAAGCATCACCGGGACAACCTCGGGCACAAATCCAAAGGTTACAATTGGAAATTCAAGTGATTATGTTAAATGTCTTGTCATTAACCAGAACGTAGATTCGCCCACGTCAGGAACAAGAGGGCTTGATATAGTTTACGGTGGAGCTAGCGGAAGGACGAGTGATAATACAGAGTTACTTCGCCTTTATGATGCAAACAATGCCTCATCAAAACCTATGCTTAACGTTCAATATGCGGGAACTGGGACGAATGTTCCTGTGGCAGTATTCCAGGGCGGCAACGTGGGGATTGGGACAACAAATCCTGGGTTGTTACTAACATGTAATGGGTCTTTAGGATTTCCCGCTTCATCAGGTTCTACCCAAACAGGGATATTCAGAATAGAAAACACGACGAACAATACCGTAATAGATATGGGAATAGCGAATAATTATACACCTTTCGGTGCATGGATACAGGCTGTTGACAAGAGTAATCTTGCAACCGAACGTCCACTGATTTTAAATCCTAATGGAGGTGCGGTTGGCATCGGTGTGACAAGTCCTGCGGAAAGCCTTGAAGTTAATGGAAATACGATAATCAGTGGTGGTCTTGATGTTCATTCTGGCACTATATTTGTGGATCCTACCAATAATAGAGTTGGAATTGGTACTATTACCCCTAGTGAAACCTTACACTTAGATAGCGGCTCAATTCGTATCGATAGTATTGGTCAAGGTGATGTATATACTGATGCAAATTATACTTTGAGAACATCATCAGACGAAAGGAATAAGCGTGTATATGGTGACGTGCAATATGGATTAAAGGAAATCATGAAATTAAAACCAAAATTCTTTAATCTGAAAACTGACCCTCAAAATTCTGCTCGTAATATAGGATTCATAGCCCAGAATGTTGTTGAAGCCGGGATTATTGAAGCTGCTCCAAAAGATGAAAATGGATATTATAGCCTTAACTCCAGAGGAATTATTGCTGCTTTGGTAAATGCTGTAAAAGAACAACAAATTCAAATTGAAGAGCTAAAAAAGGCTAAATAA
- a CDS encoding type II toxin-antitoxin system prevent-host-death family antitoxin, with product MKTMNVTDFKSHALQIISRVAELHETVIITKRGKALAELIPFKPHNKKASCGRLSSALISQKDIVAPIDEEWEANK from the coding sequence ATGAAAACGATGAATGTAACAGATTTTAAATCCCATGCTCTTCAGATAATAAGCAGGGTGGCTGAACTGCATGAGACAGTAATCATAACAAAACGGGGCAAGGCCTTGGCCGAACTAATCCCATTTAAACCACATAATAAAAAAGCTTCTTGCGGCAGGCTTTCATCAGCATTGATAAGTCAAAAAGATATAGTAGCACCGATAGATGAAGAATGGGAGGCGAACAAGTGA
- a CDS encoding type II toxin-antitoxin system VapC family toxin yields MKYVMDTHIWIWWHMKPEMLSKKTKEIISDTRGYEEMLVSAISIWEFCKLIQMERIVISCDTEEWIKKAIDMPKFRIVPLSTAISISSTTLPEGFHSDPADQIIVATAREENATILTSDKKIISYKHVKSVW; encoded by the coding sequence GTGAAGTATGTGATGGATACGCATATATGGATTTGGTGGCATATGAAGCCTGAAATGCTTTCCAAAAAAACAAAAGAAATTATTAGTGATACCCGCGGGTATGAAGAAATGCTTGTATCGGCTATCTCAATATGGGAGTTTTGCAAACTAATCCAAATGGAGAGGATTGTTATTTCCTGCGACACGGAAGAATGGATTAAGAAAGCTATTGACATGCCGAAATTCAGGATTGTCCCTTTGTCAACAGCAATTTCAATTAGTTCAACAACACTGCCTGAAGGATTTCACAGTGATCCTGCAGACCAGATAATAGTAGCAACAGCACGAGAAGAAAATGCAACGATATTGACATCGGATAAGAAGATTATTTCCTATAAACATGTTAAATCAGTTTGGTAA